Proteins encoded in a region of the Antedon mediterranea chromosome 2, ecAntMedi1.1, whole genome shotgun sequence genome:
- the LOC140040344 gene encoding eukaryotic translation initiation factor 1-like, with translation MSGIQNLQTYDPFTEASSESGNRQEAVIHIRIQQRNGRKTLTTVSGISDAYDKKKLVKVFKKQFACNGTVVEHPEHGEVIQLQGDKRNSICEFLLEINLAKKGQLKVHGF, from the exons ATGTCCGGCATTCAAAATTTACAAACATATG ATCCATTTACAGAGGCCTCAAGTGAATCTGGCAATCGCCAGGAAGCCGTCATTCACATAAG AATCCAGCAGAGAAACGGCCGGAAGACTTTAACCACAGTCTCTGGTATATCTGATGCATATGACAAGAAGAAACTggtaaaagtttttaaaaag cAATTTGCTTGCAATGGGACTGTAGTGGAGCATCCTGAACATGGTGAAGTGATACAATTACAAGGGGACAAGCGAAACAGTATTTGCGAGTTCCTCTTGGAGATTAACTTGGCTAAAAAAGGCCAGTTGAAAGTTCATGGTTTTTAA